Proteins found in one Limanda limanda chromosome 18, fLimLim1.1, whole genome shotgun sequence genomic segment:
- the LOC133024381 gene encoding F-box only protein 30-like, whose amino-acid sequence MEKDHIHCISCVNQRCMVRPEPGVSCDLITCPHVCGAVFHSCKAGEHHLLCPLLRVPCLNSSYGCPAMLVRNQMYGHLEVCPAGVVCCTMEWNRWPISCLDYTSYESLSRGVEEVEQLDMALALQDQRTLLESLKVISMAPTAEGQTLVPVGKETKVKNSPAPAPGSAKEKIASGINGLNEEHFGKLYEATVETARSLAAALDFVNSAGSVDSNSVCVNRGAAGQESRSSSSTDLQNGLEDKAEADGVMKREMEEKSVCSSCSSGNCAPKTKGPQSGATGACLDAASSAEVQGDMNAGVSQEAATPQMSSPLHVSPGVAQRAGHVVLEDRGLVLLESHVSERRFHNYQYFRGQSQYPLPNGRIGFHPDRSPYRLRPKMEDKAVDTSDLEQDDDPMGLGEIDLITAALLFCLEESRECRRISDTVYVDGYCVNFGTQTFTFPAAILVTNTRVGDMASASACDHAAPQLAYPSPFRTLRLGLVLEALEVEAVPHNRYLPSNPRYQHMFPFVCGQSFRRDQFSSHFTNVHGDIHAGLNGWMEHRCPLAYYGCTFSQRRFYPSTQGAKVVHDRHLRSFGVQPCPRAKLPNDSQSDQFSGLPNEILWHIAGFLDSFSLCQLSLVSRTMREVCASLLQTRGIVELQWERGQGTGAHGTVSWQIKNRVWRFSTAFSPVSSWGFTDLPSMSDHLKKCHYNTVEHKTEPIPLPAMCTARDGPSLRRVLRPVYT is encoded by the coding sequence ATGGAGAAGGATCATATTCACTGCATCTCCTGTGTCAACCAGAGATGCATGGTCAGACCTGAACCAGGCGTTTCTTGTGATCTCATCACCTGTCCTCATGTGTGTGGGGCAGTATTTCACTCCTGCAAAgctggcgagcaccatcttctttgcccACTACTGAGGGTCCCCTGTCTAAACAGTAGCTATGGCTGCCCCGCCATGCTGGTTCGCAACCAAATGTATGGACACCTCGAGGTGTGTCCGGCCGGCGTGGTGTGCTGTACTATGGAGTGGAACAGATGGCCCATTAGCTGCCTGGACTATACCTCCTATGAGAGCCTCAGTCgcggggtggaggaggtggagcagctggacaTGGCACTCGCTCTTCAGGATCAGCGTACACTCCTCGAGTCCCTCAAGGTGATTTCCATGGCACCTACTGCAGAGGGACAGACACTTGTTCCAGTTGGTAAGGAGACCAAGGTAAAGAACTCGCCAGCGCCTGCCCCAGGTTCGGCAAAGGAGAAGATTGCCAGTGGAATTAATGGCTTGAACGAGGAGCACTTCGGTAAACTGTATGAGGCCACAGTTGAGACTGCAAGAAGTTTAGCTGCTGCTTTAGACTTTGTCAACAGTGCTGGTTCTGTTGATAGCAACTCagtgtgtgtaaacagaggagctgctggcCAGGAGAGTAGAtcgagcagcagcacagacctTCAGAATGGACTAGAAGACAAAGCAGAGGCTGACGGTGTgatgaaaagagagatggaggagaaaagtgTTTGTTCTAGCTGTTCAAGTGGAAACTGCGCTCCTAAAACAAAAGGACCTCAGTCAGGAGCAACAGGGGCCTGTTTAGATGCAGCCTCTTCTGCTGAGGTGCAAGGTGACATGAATGCTGGTGTTTCTCAGGAGGCAGCGACCCCTCAAATGTCGTCTCCACtgcatgtcagcccaggtgtggCACAGAGGGCTGGTCACGTGGTCCTGGAAGACAGGGGGCTAGTCCTATTAGAAAGCCATGTGTCTGAGCGGAGGTTCCACAACTACCAGTATTTCAGAGGTCAGAGCCAATATCCGTTACCAAATGGACGGATAGGATTCCACCCAGACAGGTCACCATATAGATTGCGACCCAAAATGGAGGACAAGGCAGTGGATACCTCTGATCTGGAGCAGGATGACGACCCAATGGGTCTAGGAGAGATTGATTTGATCACAGCAGCACTGCTCTTCTGCTTAGAAGAGTCTAGGGAGTGTAGGAGGATCTCTGACACAGTCTATGTTGATGGCTACTGCGTCAACTTTGGCACACAGACATTCACTTTCCCCGCAGCAATCTTGGTAACAAACACGAGAGTGGGTGACATGGCCTCTGCATCTGCCTGTGATCATGCTGCCCCCCAGCTCGCCTACCCAAGCCCTTTCCGCACCCTCCGCCTCGGACTTGTCCTGGAagctctggaggtggaggcggtCCCACATAACCGTTACCTCCCTTCAAACCCCCGCTACCAACACATGTTCCCCTTCGTCTGTGGCCAGTCATTCCGCCGGGACCAGTTTTCTTCCCATTTCACCAATGTCCACGGTGACATACACGCTGGTCTCAATGGTTGGATGGAGCATCGCTGTCCACTAGCCTATTATGGCTGCACATTTTCCCAACGGAGGTTTTACCCATCCACCCAGGGGGCCAAGGTGGTTCACGACAGACACCTGAGGTCCTTCGGGGTTCAGCCTTGCCCGAGGGCCAAACTTCCAAATGACTCCCAGTCTGACCAATTTAGCGGGCTTCCCAATGAGATACTTTGGCACATAGCTGGGTTCCTGGACAGTTTCAGCCTGTGTCAGCTGTCACTGGTTTCCCGGACTATGAGGGAGGTGTGTGCCAGTCTCCTGCAGACCAGGGGTATAGTGGAGCTCCAGTGGGAGCGGGGACAAGGAACTGGTGCTCATGGCACTGTGTCATGGCAGATCAAAAATAGA
- the grm1a gene encoding metabotropic glutamate receptor 1: MARVKMGLLALLCLPTFLSLALGSSMYERSVVPRAVSRSVARMDGDVIIGALFSVHHQPSAERVADRKCGDVREQYGIQRVEAMFHTLDRINTDPNLLPNISLGCEIRDSCWHSSVALEQSIEFIRDSLISIRDDKDGSKWCIDGTPSNQPPPTKKPIAGVIGPGSSSVAIQVQNLLQLFNIPQIAYSATSTDLSDKTLFKYFLRVVPSDVLQARAMLDIVKRYNWTYVSAVHTEGNYGESGMEAFKELASLEGLCIAHSDKIYSNAGEKHFDRLLRKLRERLPKARVVVCFCEGMTVRGLLMAMRRLGVFGEFLLIGSDGWADRYEVVEGFEHEAEGGITMKLQSEVVKTFDDYYLKLRLDTNTRNPWFSEFWQYRFQCRLPGHPQENKNYKKVCSGNESLQENYVQDSKMGFVINAIYAMAHGLHDMHMELCPGQPGLCEAMDPIDGSKLLDYLLKTSFKGVSGEDIYFDENGDTPGRYDIMNLQNVGDERYDYLNVGSWHEGILNIDDSMLWINSSDTVRSVCSEPCSRGQIKVIRKGEVSCCWICTTCKDNEIVQDEFTCKACDLGWWPDEELAGCQPLPLRYLDWSDVESIVAVAFSCVGILITSFVTFVFIQYRDTPVVKSSSRELCYIILAGIFLGYICPFTLIAYPTVASCYLQRLLVGLSSAMCYSALVTKTNRIARILAGSKKKICTKKPRFMSAWAQVVIAFMLISVQLTLEITLIILEPPLPVKSYPSISEVFLICNTSTVGMVAPLGYNGLLIMSCTYYAFKTRNVPANFNEAKYIAFTMYTTCIIWLAFVPIYFGSNYKIITTSFSVSLSVTVALGCMFTPKMYIIIAKPERNVRSAFTTSDVVRMHVGDGKSAQCGTNSFLNIFRRKKPSTGNANSNGKSVSWSESGARHPPRGGNVWHRLSVHVRKQEAGLNQMAVIRPLTNTPDPHSCKPSARDLGTDPHPPQEPPGAKPLYNLTEEDDEGDLQRPLWTPTCSGQTQRLESDLDRPASYLPPPLASRTSDRLQGAVVDTHSSNVPALKDHSPANEPLSLTPSHLPLVPHLGAFDEHGPEDEDLDLLHSYIYNAKGEEEYGEDVTHNKPTLEDSFALSPPSPFRDSVCSGESVSGSPVTESMLGSPPSSVYTSNMLPDFAHSSSTL, translated from the exons ATGGCACGCGTAAAGATGGGTCTCCTcgctctcctctgcctccccaCGTTTCTCTCCCTTGCCCTCGGCAGCAGCATGTATGAGCGCTCGGTGGTCCCCCGCGCCGTGTCTCGCTCCGTGGCCCGCATGGACGGGGACGTGATCATCGGTGCGCTCTTCTCCGTGCACCACCAGCCGTCCGCGGAGAGGGTGGCCGACCGCAAGTGCGGGGACGTCCGCGAGCAGTACGGCATCCAGAGGGTGGAAGCCATGTTCCACACGCTGGACCGCATCAACACCGACCCCAACTTGCTCCCCAACATCAGCCTGGGCTGTGAGATCCGGGACTCCTGCTGGCACTCCTCCGTGGCCCTGGAGCAGAGCATCGAGTTCATCCGGGACTCCCTCATCTCTATCCGGGACGACAAGGACGGGTCCAAGTGGTGCATTGATGGTACCCCGTCCAACCAGCCTCCGCCCACCAAGAAGCCCATCGCAGGGGTGATCGGACCTGGATCCAGCTCTGTGGCTATTCAGGTGCagaacctgctgcagctcttcaacaTCCCGCAGATCGCCTACTCTGCCACCAGCACCGACCTGAGTGACAAGACGCTGTTCAAGTACTTCCTGAGGGTCGTGCCCTCAGACGTCCTGCAGGCCCGGGCCATGCTGGACATTGTCAAGCGATACAACTGGACCTATGTGTCTGCGGTGCACACTGAGG GGAACTACGGGGAGAGCGGCATGGAGGCCTTCAAGGAGCTGGCCTCTCTGGAAGGCTTATGCATCGCCCACTCGGACAAGATCTACAGTAACGCAGGGGAGAAGCACTTTGATCGCCTTTTGAGGAAACTGCGGGAGCGTCTGCCCAAAGCTCGCGTGGTGGTGTGTTTCTGCGAGGGCATGACTGTCCGAGGCCTCCTGATGGCCATGAGGCGACTGGGGGTGTTTGGGGAGTTCCTCCTCATTGGcag tgatGGATGGGCGGACCGCTACGAGGTTGTCGAGGGTTTCGAGCACGAGGCAGAGGGAGGAATCACCATGAAGCTGCAATCGGAGGTGGTCAAGACCTTTGACGACTACTACCTGAAACTGCGGCTGGACACCAACACCAGGAACCCCTGGTTCTCTGAGTTCTGGCAGTATCGTTTCCAGTGCCGCCTGCCGGGTCATCCACAGGAGAACAAGAACTACAAGAAAGTCTGCTCCG GAAATGAAAGCCTGCAAGAAAACTATGTTCAAGATAGTAAGATGGGCTTTGTCATCAACGCCATCTACGCCATGGCTCATGGACTCCACGACATGCACATGGAGCTGTGCCCGGGACAGCCCGGACTCTGTGAGGCCATGGACCCCATCGACGGCAGCAAGTTGCTGGACTACCTCTTAAAGACGTCCTTCAAAGGAGTCTCAGGGGaggacatttattttgatgaaAATGGAGACACCCCAGGAAG ATACGACATCATGAATCTGCAGAATGTGGGCGACGAGCGCTACGACTACCTAAACGTGGGCTCCTGGCACGAGGGCATCTTGAACATCGACGACAGCATGCTGTGGATCAACAGCAGCGACACGGTCCGCTCCGTATGCAGCGAGCCGTGCTCCAGGGGACAGATCAAA GTGATTAGGAAGGGCgaggtgagctgctgctggatctgcaccacatgCAAGGATAATGAGATCGTCCAGGATGAGTTTACCTGCAAGGCATGTGATCTGGGATGGTGGCCCGATGAGGAACTGGCAG GCTGTCAGCCCCTGCCTCTGAGGTACCTCGACTGGTCCGACGTGGAATCCATCGTCGCTGTGGCTTTCTCCTGTGTTGGCATCCTAATCACCTCCTTTGTCACCTTTGTGTTCATCCAGTACCGTGATACACCTGTGGTTAAGTCCTCTAGTAGGGAACTCTGCTATATCATCTTGGCAGGCATCTTCCTGGGCTACATCTGTCCTTTCACATTAATCGCCTACCCTACGGTGGCCTCCTGCTACTTGCAGCGGCTCCTGGTGGGTCTTTCCTCCGCCATGTGCTACTCCGCCCTGGTGACCAAAACAAACCGCATTGCCCGCATTCTGGCCGGCAGCAAGAAaaagatctgcaccaaaaagCCTCGTTTCATGAGCGCCTGGGCCCAGGTGGTCATCGCCTTCATGCTCATCAGTGTGCAGCTAACTCTGGAGATCACACTCATCATTCTGGAGCCTCCATTGCCCGTCAAGTCGTACCCAAGCATAAGTGAGGTGTTCCTCATCTGTAATACCAGTACCGTAGGCATGGTGGCGCCACTGGGCTACAACGGCCTACTTATCATGAGCTGCACCTACTATGCCTTCAAGACGCGGAACGTGCCAGCCAACTTTAACGAGGCTAAATACATTGCCTTTACAATGTACACTACCTGCATCATCTGGTTGGCCTTCGTGCCCATCTACTTTGGCTCCAACTACAAGATCATCACCACGTCCTTCTCTGTCAGCCTGAGTGTGACAGTGGCGCTGGGGTGCATGTTTACCCCCAAGATGTACATTATCATTGCCAAACCAGAGAGGAACGTCCGAAGCGCCTTCACCACGTCCGACGTGGTGCGAATGCACGTCGGGGACGGCAAGTCGGCTCAATGCGGAACTAACAGCTTCCTCAACATTTTCCGGCGGAAGAAGCCCAGCACTGGAAACGCTAA TTCTAATGGCAAGTCTGTGTCATGGTCTGAATCAGGTGCAAGACACCCTCCGAGGGGGGGGAATGTGTGGCACAGACTGTCTGTGCatgtgaggaaacaggaagccggcTTGAATCAGATGGCGGTCATCAGGCCCCTAACTAACACCCCCGACCCCCACAGTTGCAAGCCCTCCGCCCGCGACCTCGGGACAGACCCGCATCCCCCCCAAGAACCACCTGGTGCTAAGCCTCTGTACAACCTGACAGAGGAGGACGACGAGGGCGACCTGCAGCGCCCCCTCTGGACCCCGACTTGCTCTGGACAGACGCAAAGGCTGGAGTCGGATTTAGATAGGCCGGCTTCTTATTTGCCCCCTCCCTTGGCGAGCCGCACCTCAGACCGCTTGCAAGGGGCTGTggtggacacacacagctccaatGTCCCTGCGCTGAAGGATCACTCCCCCGCCAACGAGCCTTTGAGCTTGACACCCTCTCACCTTCCTCTGGTCCCACATCTGGGGGCGTTTGACGAGCACGGACCCGAGGACGAGGACCTGGACCTCTTGCACAGCTATATTTATAATGCcaagggggaggaggagtaCGGGGAGGATGTAACTCACAACAAGCCGACTCTGGAGGATTCCTTTGCActatctcctccctcccccttcaGAGACTCTGTGTGTTCGGGGGAGTCCGTCAGCGGCTCCCCCGTCACTGAGTCTATGCTCGGGAGTCCCCCGAGCTCCGTCTACACCTCAAACATGCTCCCAGACTTTGCACACAGCTCCTCAACACTGTGA